The window GCATGTGCAcaagtgtttgtgtgcgtgtttctccagattctctgaatttTATGATAATATTATGTCTTGCAGATCATGTGGCATTACAATGTGGGACATATTCACATATTTGTAGACATTTTTTTGTGGATTGGTAAATTTCATCTGCCCATTTCTCTGTAAGATGTTCTTTTGACCTGTTACCGTTAACCTAATTAGATGCAAAATGTTCCTTCAACTCCTTAGTAAAACTTAATTTTCCAGCCTTTCATTGCACATTCCTGAGCTGTGTTGTTGCCATGAAATTCATCATGAGCTAATATCTTACATGAAATTTTAAACAACATATCTTTTCTATTTTGAACAAAATCTGAAATCTGAAAATCAtttgcattcagcttttatttgcattttacacAACATCACAACTTTAAGGTTTTTATAGTATTTAACTGTATTTCTGAATAACAGTCCTTTATAGTTTGTattatttacaatttatttaatTGCAATTTATTGCACTTTGTTACCATGCATGAAAGAGTTATATGCAAAAATCTGTAATTAAggaatatttaattaaatattaatgaaactTTGGCCCTTTAAAACTTTTCATAACTGTGTTTTTGGAAGCATGTTGCTATTTTAGATATTAACCTGTGATAACTTGACTATTGATGTTATACTTGCAGTGAGTTACTTGGTACAGAGAAGCTGTGGCCCTGGCTGCTTGGTTTCATTGGTTTCACTGGGTTGTTTCAACTCCTCACCCTGTTCTTCCTGCCAGAATCTCCCAgcttcctgttgttggacagaggAGACCAACGGGCCTGTGAAAATGgtgtgcaaaaacatttttagccttttttaggatttttttacTTAGTCACTGTTAACTTACCGTTTAAATCTCATGTTTTTTCATGCCACCTTAGCTTTAAAGCGGCTTTGGGGCAATGAGGACTACAGCAGAGAGATCGAGGAGATGCTGGAGGAGAAAGCTGCCCTGCAGAGTGTCCGCAGCTACTCAGTGTTGGAGCTGATTCAGAACAAAACGGTCCGCTGGCAGCTGATCACCGTCTCTCTAACTTTCGCCTCAGTGCAGCTCTGTGGCATCAATGCTGTGAGTGTATATGCTAGAAACAGAGGAGTCTTTCTTTCACCAGTCTCTGTAATCTCCTTTTTTAGATTATGTTCTTTCAAAAAAAATCCTGTAATgtctaaatataataaaatgtaataaatacatAACTAACAATAACAGTGAAATATTCAGCAGTAAAACTTGCCGGTTTCAGTAAAATGAATAGAAACATTATACAGTTTCTTATCTGTGTATGTTTAACTTCTCTACAGGTGTACTTTTATTCTTTTGATGTGTTTCGTGCGGCGGGAATCCCAGAACTAAAGTTGCGATATGCTGCCTTGGGGACAGGGCTCTGTGAATTTTCCACTGCTGTATCCTGTGTAAGTACTCTTTCACTGATATCCAATCATGTTTTATATCCAATAAAAAACGGGCTGTCCAGCAAAATATAGGTGCTCAGCTCAAGGACGACAAACtttaaaggacaaaaagtagTGCAGCACAATGACTGATCCAAAGGTGTTTACTTGTGCAAACAGACTAGCATTTCAGCAGGTGGAGCCAGAGTGGACAAAAACTAACAAGGGCGACTTGTGTCCTTTGACTCATCATCcaatatattaaaaatgctAATCAAACAATTATACATTGTACACCTGATTTGGACTGAATATAATTGTCTACCTTATTTCTTTGTTCACACTTCTGTTGAAATGTTAGTCACTTAGCACAAGCCAATTTTAGGGAAACTTTATGTTTAACATCCTGTAAACACTCATtattaatgtttgttttatttacttcCTGCTGATGTATCAAATCATTTAAGGGAAAAAACGTCTGGAGGTCTCACCAGTGATGTGAATGCCTTGTGGCAGCTGTTTTCATGTGTAATTGTAGCTCCCCCATGTGGCTGTTTAATTCTGTGTCATTATTGCAAAACATTAACTGCAGCAGGCTAAATCTGTTCTCATGTTGCAGTTCATGATTATTAACAGAACAGGAAAAACGGTCCTGCTCTTCAGAAGCTACGCAGGAATGTCTGTGACACTAGTTTTCCTCACCATCACTTTGTACCTGCAAGTAAGTCACTGCAAAACTAGccacttttaaaaatatatttacatatacactaccagtcaaatgTTTTAGGACACAttaatttttccattttttaattgaaaattaTGCTGTTTAATGTCTCATTACACCCTGAaatggataagcggaagcgaatggatggagggatggatgTCTCATTACACCCTGAaatggataagcggaagcgaatggatggagggatggatgTCTCATTACACTCTGAAACAAAAGCATAGTACAAATAAGCTGCTGGAGTTAAAAGAGAAATCATGGAATCAATTTATAGACAAAAATGGATTCTAAAGTTTTGATTTATCAAAGTAGCCAGCTTTgtcagataagataagataagataacctttattagtcccacacgtgggaaatttgttttgtcacagtaGGAAGTGGACGGTgcaaaagttatatagcaaaaattagaatacaataagaataaaatactgtacacaactgtacagaatagaatagaataaaataaaatactatatacagtagaataaaatatacaataggataaaaatagaacacaaattctatatacaactgagtaaaaatacaactttgtcagaaaaaagtattgcacttagtcttATTGCAGATgtgtggatttgtgtgtgtttgattagttgaatataacagctgaacacacccATGGCATTTTTTCTGcaatagaaatcaaatattcttcagGAAGTTCTTCCCATATCTTttgcagaagttcccataaatgtgtgACACTTGTAgattgctttgctttcactcttctttccagttcatcccaaaccagctcAATGGGGTTTCAGTCTGGAGCCTGTGCTGGccactccatgttttcaagcttatcatcttattcttttttcctgaggtagttctggcaAAGCTTGGACTTATCTTTTGGGTCATAATCTTGCTGTAGGGTGAACCCCTGCCCAACTAGGTGCATACCAGAGGGTGTTGCATGGGGCTGCAGAAAGCTGTGGTAGCCGTTTTGGTTCAGGGTGCCTCTCACTGCGTACAAGTCGCCGAACCAGGATCCAGCAAAACAGCCTCAGACCATCAAATTTCCTGCCTCACGTTTGACAGTTGATACCACACACTGTGAAACCATCCTTTCGCCTACTCAAAAGGGTAGTTATGAACCgaagatttcaaattttgattagtccataataccttcttccagtcttcagtagtccaaTGGCAGTGTTTCATGGCCCAGGCAAGCCTTTTTGTCTTATTCTGAGCATTCTTAGCAATGGCTTTCTTATTGCTACTTGTCCTGTTAAACCTGCTGCTCaaagtcttctcttcacagttgaaactggGACTTGCTTATTACGACCTCTATTAAGCTGTGCTTGAAactgttgtcctgtgagccgcCTATCACGCAATatgttaactctcagaaacttgtccCCTGATTCAGCTGTGGCTTTGGGTCTGCCAGAGCTCTTCCTGTCTTAATTTCTGAGTGCCTTTcgatggtgaaggaaactgtactcactgacacctttactttctttgcaatttctctgtagGAAAGACCTACATTTTTAGgtgttatgatggtctgtctctcttccattttTCTCGCCATTTTTGTAGCAACAcactttctgcagtacaatactGTTCAACTGATGCTCACGAGGGCATGGTAccactgcttttatgcagacagagggggctgtaagtaatccagaaaagttggaacacctgtagcaattagtagcaccagcttTCAAGGGTTGATCAACCTCCATTGCTGAAGGACAACTTAAATTGTTAACCCATTTTGTATTCCCCGAAAAAgaccctttttatttttttaataattttgaaatgtacattatttttcagttttgggtaaccttatcttttttttttgttgaccacttacctttgtaccatttcaaactattcaCTGGACTTGAATGACTTGAATTGCAACAAATGactggaaaaattggggtgttctGAAACCTTTGACAGATAGTGTATGCATCTgcatatttgaataaataaacaaacttaAACCCTTTCGTTTTCCTCAGAGTCAGGTCTCCTGGATGCCGTACTGCAGCATGGTCCTCATTTTCCTCTGTATAGTCTTTTTTGCCATTGGTCCAGGTACGTTTATCTCTCAAGCTAATATTTCTAAAGACTAAAATTAACACCaacaagtttttctttttgaccaAACAATGAGGAGAACTTATTGTAGCATGTACATTTTCCCCGAAGTTGGAGTTACACCTAGTCTTCCAGGGGAACTCTTTGCTCAGCCTTTCAGATCAGCTGCGTACACAATCTCTTGCACCCTCAACTGGTTAGGCCTGTTTGTGGTTGGGATGGTCTTCCCCATCCTAGTGGTAAGTATGTTAAAAGTATGTAAAATGTGGCATATTTTTAAGATCATTTGAAATGCGTCAAGCACAAGGACTGACAAATTGCTTCCAAATGCTTTATTTCCAGGAGGAACTGAACTACTTTTGCtttctcatttttctgttttcttgctTCATCTGTGGGCTTTATCTCAAGTTCAACGTCCCCGAGATCAAAAATAAGACACCCCTGGAGATAGCTGCAGAATTTGATAAGATGCATTGCAAACCCAAAAGAAAAGACGTCACTGAGATGAACGGCAATAGAATCATATCATACGAAACCAAACTGTGAttagatttattaaaaaaatttaaatatgcTGTTAAATGTGCAGCTTGAATTATTCACTGTATGTCAGACTGACAGGATATGAATGGCGTTAATAAATATTTAGGATTAAACTGGTCATCAAGGACATAacacagaggtgtttttttttttgtttgtttgtttttttactgatgAAGGACATTCATAATGCACCAAAATAATtgtgtaatacaaaaaacaaataaatgacagaaaagtcattttatctactgtaaaaaagtattttttttttttttttttttttacaatgggtACACagtaacataaaaaacaaacaaacaaaatataaaataggaCATTTTCTGTCaatgaataatttatttctgttttcaaaTGACCAACTAccagaactttttctgtaatttttaacatttctgtTACACATTTTCTGACAGTTTAAGCCcgaaatttctttcatttactgcaGTATAGTATATGGTGTAGAAAAACTGAGCTGTGCTGTTGTaactgcacttctttttcttattttaagacGTCTTAGGGATTCAGTGTGTAGTTAAATGTCTTTACACAGACAGAAAGGAGAGTTTCACTGGTCCAGCCCACTTATgatcaaagtgggctgcatATGGCCCGTGACCCATATTGTGAGTTTGACATTACTGATACGTTATAGATCTTTCACTCTtgtttgacattaaaaaaaagatttttaaagtgATTTGTAGCAGCATTGTTTCTATTCGCGTTTTCTTACTTTACTTTAAAACTTTAATATCAGaccttaaatatttatttgtttgctaTTGTGCTTTTTGCTATAAGCTatgatttttaatttctcctcAAATGTGGTAAATCAATAATAAATTacacaataatatttaactcTTCTGAAACATGATGCATTTCTATAGTTGAAACTGCTCCACAGTCTTTTTCCACCCTGACCAGTTGTAACACTGGAGTGCTGTTTAAATACTGATGACGTTTTTCCACCTGTGTGACACTATATATAGAAAAAGAGGGTTGGTTACGTCATGGTGGTGTGTCATGCAGATAAGTTCCAGCCCAAAGGGACTTACAGTACAGCACATAGTGAAACAACCGCAGTACACAAACcacaaatgtacaaaacatGAGTTTTACAAATAATATTTGctacaaaacaaaccaaaaaccaaaaactgcgAAGCTCAAGTTTGATGTAAGTTACTAAAAGGTGAAGAGATTTAAAAGCATATTTGAAAACgcattttcttcttattttttttaaaggggcaATGCAGTTTAACATATATGTTAAACATATGTAATATGGAGCATGAGATTGATGTGCGGCACATAGTATATAGCTGTTGCCTATTTCCAACACGTTTCCCTTGTTGGGCTTTTACATTCACAATGCATaaacaaaatgacaacattcagTTACGTAAAACCACCTGTGTGACACTATATATATGAATACAAAACTACGAAGACGTTAACAGTGTAAAAACGGGGAGAGGGAGActgaaagagaaattaaaatcatTTGCAAAGTATGAATCCTTGTATACAGTTTTTCTCTTCCTGGTGACCCTTAAGACTGCTTTGTGCATAAATGTGAGGATGAGGATGTGTTTCTGGGTGAAATTGGAGAGTATGTCTCCAAATTTGTTGCTGTTACTTTGAGCGCGTGCTGCTGATAACGCCTCTGCACATGACACGCAAACCAAATGATTCATAAATCAAATATACgaaatgttttgctttgataCATGCAGCGTGTACTTGAGCTGCTCGAGTCGCAGCGGGACTGACAGCCATCAGGAAACTCCCATTAATTACGCACACATGCAGCccgtgcacatgtgtgtgcctCTGATAACACAATCTACCCACTCAGCTCCGCAGCACCATGGGTGTCAATGCAAGGGGGCGACAGGCTGCGTGCGCGTGTCCCACGGCCGTTTACGTCATTAATGAGCACTTTGTCAAAAGGAGGGGTTTCAACATGTGCACAAAAACAGAGAAGACGCTCAGCGGCACGCCTACAAAGTTTTGGGTACATTTGAGAATTTAAATACCTCTTTGAAAAGAGGAGCTGCACATCAGCAGGTGTGGACCATGGAGGCAATGGACACAAGCATCTCCACCgaggagaagaagaggcgcCTTGAACAAAAGTAAGTTCAACTGGGGTAATATTGCACACTAATATGTAAACTGCTGTTAATTGAAACACTTTTTAACCTAAAGATGAATTTACACGATCAGAATTTCTAAGGTtttacaatatattttttaaaaaagaacaaacaaaaaaagaaaagaaaagaaaagtcgTCAGTTTCAGTTTTGCTCTTTCTTTACGTTATTACAGATCACAAGTTAATTGCGTATTTATACATCATAAGAATACTGTTGCTCATATAATAAGTTAGACAATGAATTGCAAaagataaatttaaaaaatccactGGTACATTTCCACAACGTCCAGTGCTTTCTGACATCCTGACCTATTTCTGTATTCTGAAAGTTTGCACTCTAACCCTGTATGACTATTTGAATCATCAGCTTATTCAGCTGCTTCCTGTCAGTAAGTGCTCCTGCATCAGAAACACTCCCTCGCTGACAGCTTTTACTTTCTGGATGGAACTCAGGAGAAACACATTCACAGAACAAGAGCTTGCAGATTAATTATTTACAGCAACTCTATATGTATGAACTGTCAGGAAAGGTTGAGACTGGGCCATCCTGGTGCTGCAGACAGGCCTCGTTGCTCTGTGTGGTTAAAAAGTAGCATCTGGGGGCAAGTGATGTAGAAAATAAATGACAGTGTTAAAAATACATcatgattatttttaatatattgttcaAAACCATGTTAAGTATTTGGCAGTCATTTCAAACATCTGTGATGACATTGGTTTTGATAACATCTTTAGCCTCCACCCAGCACCACCCCGACTCGAGGGACTTCAAGGGCAGGATAGGTTCAAACTAAGTATGCAAAGTCTCTGAATTTCTGTGGTGGAAAAGACAAATTAAATCATAGCTTCACACACTAAATGACTTCTGCCCCTTGAAGATTCATTTAATCCACATCTCATGGCAGACCTGATGTCAAAAAGCCAAGACGCAAACTGAACCTTAGGAAACCCATTCCgataaatgaaaatatcaaaTTGACCCTAGTgcataaaaaattaatttctatGACCCTGTGCCTTcagctgtgtttctgtttgatcaCAGGGTGTTTGTCAACAGAAGCCTGACGCTGGAAAATATTAAATGCTATGGCTTCGACATGGACTACACGCTAGCAAGtaagtaaaagcaaaaaaaaagaaaaaaagtttcatcgtccttatttattctatttgaCATTGAGTTGCTTACTGAGCAACATGACTGTGTCTAGCACAGAGAGTCATGGGATTATTATTTACCTACAAATCCTTAAGTTTGCAGTGTTGTGATTATGCCAGCTATACAATGTTTACATTTGATATACTTTCGCTGTGTTTTTGTGGCCAAGAACAGTACAGTTTATGTATAACTGTGTAATAACgtcatttttacttttactttaacTTGGTTGTTTAATTTATGTTTACtgcacactttaaaaaaattgccACCTATTAATCTATAGTATAATATATAGAGTGTATAATGGTCTAGATACAAACAGGATACCATGACTGAACTTTCTCTATTGATTATTCCTTCTCATTGTTCATGTTCAAATGCTGGAAATGTAAAACTAACATTTCTGTAAGTATGAGGTGTTTTGGGGGCACAAGAATAAATACAACAGCAAGTGAGGAATATGTCTAAGAAAAAATAATTGAAGTACTGCTTACAAGTACTCTAAACTCAAAATCTGCCTTGCAAAAACTCTAGCAGCCCACTGGACAAGTTTGGAAAATATTGAAAGTGGGCATAAATGTTgctgctttaaatgttttttcataaattttagagtttttcctactgataaagacGTCCCGATGACCATTCATATAACACCAAAGTAACAGATGAACAATTAACTGTCAGAAACTGTCCTGTTTATTcactttcaatttttttttcattttttacacagacatacaaaataaataattattagtTCCActgtaattaaaacattttaattttctctgagttaagaaaaactttctgttttataataACAGGACCGTCTGGGCACTGCACCACCAgaacactttttgtaattttacacatttagttTTTAGATTTCATGTCTTTCTATGttatgtagaaaaactgaaatgTCCTCATATCTCAGagattgtgactttaaacttctttacactgatagaaaggggagtttcactgTTCCAGCACACTCAAGATCTAAGTGAGTGACTATATAAAACAATTTTGACCTAAAAAAACATTGAGGTAATAGTgacattttagtttatttattagaAAATTAGTCCCCGCCAAGTTTtatgaagtgttttttttttttaaatcttcaagTTAGGTGGTATTTCTTGCCATGTTAAACTTCCGAGACCGAGCTCTTGTTTGGGATGCCTTTTAAATTTCTCCAAACTATTTTGGTATACTTTTACCTGAtagcaataaaaaatgtcaggaaAAAAACTTACATAGTTGCTACTAGCTGTTTTACAGCATAAACCAATAAAGTCATTATTACTTAACAAAGGATAAAACCCTTGCCTGAGCAGAATGAAGTATAAGGTACTTAATCTATATTAGTTCATTTTTAAACTATATTTAGCTTATCATATTTTTTTACACTGTgtgtataaaatatttaatcacCCTGAAGATgctacatgttgtcttcattcaTAATTTTGAACTCTCTGTGCTGAATTCTTCATTATAGTTTCTGACTTTCCTTTCAAACAAGCTGCACAACAGTGGATGATTGTGTATTCATGCTTTTGCTATGTGCATTTCTGCTTGCAGCGTATAAGTCTCCCGACTACGAGAGCTTGGGCTTTGAGCTGATAAGAGACAGGATGGTGTCCATTGGATACC is drawn from Pelmatolapia mariae isolate MD_Pm_ZW linkage group LG7, Pm_UMD_F_2, whole genome shotgun sequence and contains these coding sequences:
- the slc2a11l gene encoding solute carrier family 2 member 11, like, which translates into the protein MIQHLGLLVGYPVVFAAIFVCGIGGTFHYGYSVSVMTSPSFFIKELVNQTCVQRYGLSLEPWQLSLIWSFTVSIFCVGGLLGSLAAGSLVSKCGRKRCLLLNTFVAILGGVLMLLSKTAMSFEMIMAGRFFFGINSGVSLAVYPMYLMEIAPRKLKGIVGVTIGSFMSLGKFSGQLLGISELLGTEKLWPWLLGFIGFTGLFQLLTLFFLPESPSFLLLDRGDQRACENALKRLWGNEDYSREIEEMLEEKAALQSVRSYSVLELIQNKTVRWQLITVSLTFASVQLCGINAVYFYSFDVFRAAGIPELKLRYAALGTGLCEFSTAVSCFMIINRTGKTVLLFRSYAGMSVTLVFLTITLYLQSQVSWMPYCSMVLIFLCIVFFAIGPVGVTPSLPGELFAQPFRSAAYTISCTLNWLGLFVVGMVFPILVEELNYFCFLIFLFSCFICGLYLKFNVPEIKNKTPLEIAAEFDKMHCKPKRKDVTEMNGNRIISYETKL